A region from the Solibacillus sp. FSL H8-0523 genome encodes:
- a CDS encoding DUF4003 family protein: protein MMEKDYFITLLQQNYDTMSLFFSAEMTPAIKIPLAVHYSFSRETFNGPQFEAQMKNLQRKVVKQSLLEFFSNVSNKSVLSYKVSAHLLLHEQTDQELNRLAQNEAYLDSVGFEASSYQSIAAIFLLDEAHAKRAKILHKEMKKQHHFLTGKDDIPYAVLLTREPVNAQLQAQTMRCYYDELVAQNFKRGDALQAMSQLLTLYNADFEPIVIDYVSAICTYLKRENIKIRRKFYPFIAMLALAQANEEVLNEIIRMNKELMTLPMFSIEPSLALMTATQFVLQQLIEREALQQFSDSLLFLQALNMNDFLQDAKITFAFNIFDFLNG from the coding sequence ATGATGGAAAAAGATTATTTTATAACATTACTTCAGCAAAACTATGACACGATGTCATTATTCTTTAGTGCAGAAATGACACCAGCAATCAAAATTCCGTTAGCGGTGCACTATTCATTTTCACGTGAAACATTTAATGGGCCGCAATTTGAAGCGCAGATGAAAAATTTACAGCGTAAGGTAGTGAAGCAATCGCTACTTGAGTTTTTTTCCAACGTATCGAATAAATCGGTATTAAGTTATAAAGTTTCAGCGCATCTGCTGTTACATGAACAAACGGATCAGGAACTAAATCGCTTAGCACAAAATGAAGCTTATTTAGATTCGGTAGGTTTTGAAGCTAGTTCTTATCAATCGATTGCGGCAATTTTTTTACTGGATGAAGCACACGCAAAGCGCGCAAAAATTTTACATAAAGAAATGAAAAAGCAACATCATTTTTTAACGGGAAAAGATGATATTCCATATGCAGTATTATTGACACGTGAACCAGTAAACGCACAGTTACAAGCGCAAACAATGCGTTGTTATTATGATGAACTCGTAGCACAGAATTTTAAGCGCGGAGATGCCCTGCAGGCGATGTCACAATTATTAACGCTGTATAATGCCGATTTTGAACCGATTGTCATCGATTATGTGAGCGCGATTTGTACATACCTAAAAAGGGAAAACATAAAGATCCGTCGTAAATTTTACCCGTTTATTGCGATGCTCGCATTAGCTCAAGCAAATGAAGAAGTTTTAAACGAAATCATACGGATGAACAAAGAATTAATGACGCTGCCTATGTTTTCGATAGAGCCGTCCTTAGCACTGATGACGGCTACGCAATTTGTACTGCAGCAACTGATCGAAAGAGAAGCGCTCCAACAATTCAGCGATAGTTTGTTATTTCTACAAGCATTAAACATGAACGACTTTTTACAGGATGCCAAAATTACTTTTGCATTTAATATTTTTGATTTTTTAAATGGATAG
- a CDS encoding DUF779 domain-containing protein — protein sequence MVERVVATDEAVQLIDKLKERHGNVMFHQSGGCCDGSSPMCYPDGDLIIGNQDILLGHIGGSPFYMHKNQYDYWKHTQIIIDVVDGRGGMFSLEGVEGKRFLSRSRAFTKEELEQLSL from the coding sequence TTGGTTGAACGTGTTGTGGCAACCGACGAAGCAGTTCAGCTAATTGACAAGTTAAAAGAGCGACACGGCAACGTGATGTTTCATCAGTCAGGTGGCTGCTGTGATGGCTCGTCACCGATGTGTTACCCGGATGGTGATCTAATTATCGGCAATCAAGATATTTTGCTTGGCCATATTGGTGGTAGTCCGTTTTATATGCACAAAAATCAATATGATTATTGGAAGCACACACAAATTATTATCGATGTGGTGGATGGCCGTGGCGGCATGTTTTCACTTGAAGGTGTGGAAGGTAAACGCTTTTTATCAAGGTCTCGGGCATTCACGAAAGAAGAGCTAGAGCAACTTTCATTATAA